The proteins below are encoded in one region of Sulfolobus islandicus Y.N.15.51:
- a CDS encoding winged helix-turn-helix domain-containing protein — translation MHKKRSSIEVIISILEACNKGDIKKTRIMFITYLNPRSFYRYIEILKSKGFISLNTDETYELTPKGYDYLNKAKEYLEIKRKLQILKKELDFNSQN, via the coding sequence ATGCATAAAAAAAGAAGTAGTATCGAAGTAATAATTAGTATATTAGAAGCGTGTAACAAGGGTGACATTAAGAAGACAAGAATAATGTTTATTACGTATTTAAATCCTAGATCTTTCTACAGATATATAGAAATATTAAAGAGTAAAGGATTTATATCTCTTAATACTGATGAGACGTACGAGCTAACTCCAAAAGGATATGATTATTTAAATAAAGCTAAAGAGTATCTAGAAATTAAACGCAAATTACAGATCCTAAAGAAAGAATTGGATTTTAATAGTCAAAATTAA
- a CDS encoding DNA methyltransferase, with the protein MQTSIDDFLNNKYRSVLFRDIVKLRTNYATHDLYPYPAKFIPNVIRYFIEAYTKPGETLFDPFAGSGTVAIEAEITGRNYILWDLNPIIEILVKAETWKDEISEKIFEIDFNYNKSFIPKWKNLGYWHPKEFIAQLSKLWAYYHDHPNPLVAIPLFKITKYFSYAELEFPKLYKSKFAIERVNELLNSNWKEIMRDMYWKEVERVIRKVKEFQSLCKCVSSGKVYGGVDVLSESPPNVNAVITSPPYLQAQEYIRTFKIELYWLGYDDNKIKELSKKEIPYNKPPNVEIRSKTFKEYLEKIEEFGNKKLVDIYITYFRSLTYFFGKVNARTLGIFVGPVKVRTLRVPIDEILKEHLESLGWKHEVTFIDKIVSRRIKEVYKNPATKLEDERTPTEHLLIMKKN; encoded by the coding sequence ATGCAAACTAGCATTGATGATTTTCTAAATAATAAGTATCGTTCCGTGCTGTTTAGAGATATAGTGAAATTAAGGACAAATTATGCTACACACGATCTCTATCCATATCCTGCAAAATTTATTCCTAATGTGATAAGGTATTTCATAGAAGCTTACACCAAGCCTGGAGAAACGTTATTTGACCCATTTGCTGGATCTGGTACCGTGGCAATTGAGGCTGAGATAACAGGCAGGAATTATATTCTATGGGATTTAAATCCAATAATAGAAATCCTGGTTAAAGCAGAAACGTGGAAGGACGAAATTTCGGAAAAGATTTTTGAAATAGATTTTAATTATAACAAAAGTTTTATACCTAAATGGAAAAACTTAGGTTATTGGCATCCTAAAGAATTTATAGCTCAGTTGTCAAAACTTTGGGCATATTACCACGACCATCCGAACCCTTTAGTCGCAATACCGTTGTTTAAAATTACGAAATATTTCTCTTATGCTGAACTGGAATTCCCAAAATTATATAAATCAAAATTTGCAATAGAAAGAGTCAACGAGCTGTTAAATTCTAATTGGAAAGAAATAATGAGAGACATGTATTGGAAAGAAGTTGAAAGAGTTATAAGGAAGGTTAAGGAATTTCAATCTTTATGTAAATGCGTTTCCAGTGGAAAAGTTTACGGAGGAGTCGACGTTTTAAGCGAAAGCCCTCCAAATGTAAATGCTGTAATAACTTCACCCCCCTATCTGCAAGCCCAAGAATATATAAGGACGTTTAAAATTGAATTATATTGGCTGGGCTATGACGATAATAAAATAAAAGAGCTAAGTAAAAAGGAAATTCCATATAATAAACCCCCTAATGTAGAAATAAGGAGTAAAACCTTCAAGGAATACCTAGAAAAAATAGAGGAATTTGGAAATAAGAAACTGGTCGACATTTATATTACCTACTTTAGGTCACTGACATACTTCTTTGGTAAGGTTAATGCAAGAACCTTAGGAATATTTGTGGGGCCAGTAAAAGTAAGAACGCTTAGAGTACCTATAGACGAAATATTAAAGGAGCATTTAGAATCATTAGGCTGGAAGCACGAAGTAACTTTCATAGACAAAATAGTATCTAGACGAATAAAGGAAGTGTATAAGAACCCTGCTACAAAGTTAGAAGACGAACGCACGCCGACAGAGCACTTACTTATTATGAAGAAAAATTAA
- a CDS encoding DNA/RNA helicase domain-containing protein, translated as MFYSTGRREPPGVGEKGFEEWFTKEFGNLNIDLIIFDEAQRMTEEVIKNSPRGIVNVYFYDDSQVLIGNEVGTRDNFLKYLTNVKEYELPSPVREPKQYLDFVKRILEGVKGNPGNFDFRIFDNIVDMLNELENRRKRGKIALICSFTESEGDTKDKTNWNNIKNIRIGYPLQSGFDLYKGVKFKGEELKIKWLMHERVEYPRYWNDEFDPLKYCSSVYGAQGFEADYVGVVWGRDLIWRNNGWTVNPDPITDYVGRRVSLKTIAYKDKKKALALLKNRYYIMLTRGLRGVYVFFEDKETANAVKELIKNPSNV; from the coding sequence ATGTTTTACTCAACCGGAAGAAGAGAACCGCCAGGAGTTGGAGAGAAGGGTTTTGAAGAGTGGTTTACTAAGGAATTCGGCAATCTCAATATTGACCTTATAATATTTGACGAGGCCCAGAGGATGACCGAGGAGGTAATAAAGAATTCTCCTAGAGGTATAGTTAACGTTTACTTTTACGACGATTCTCAAGTACTCATAGGAAATGAGGTAGGAACTAGGGATAACTTTTTGAAATACTTGACTAATGTAAAAGAGTACGAGTTACCTTCTCCTGTGAGAGAACCAAAGCAGTACCTAGATTTCGTGAAAAGGATTTTAGAAGGAGTAAAAGGAAATCCGGGTAATTTTGATTTTAGAATTTTTGACAATATAGTTGACATGCTTAACGAGCTGGAAAATAGGAGAAAAAGAGGCAAAATAGCGTTAATATGCTCTTTTACAGAGTCTGAAGGAGATACCAAGGATAAGACCAACTGGAATAACATAAAGAACATAAGGATAGGCTATCCTTTACAGTCGGGCTTTGATTTATATAAAGGGGTAAAATTTAAAGGGGAAGAGTTGAAAATTAAATGGCTAATGCATGAGAGGGTTGAATACCCTAGGTATTGGAACGATGAGTTTGACCCGTTAAAATACTGCTCCTCGGTTTACGGGGCTCAAGGGTTTGAAGCTGATTATGTTGGAGTTGTATGGGGAAGAGATTTAATATGGAGGAATAACGGTTGGACAGTAAACCCTGATCCAATAACTGACTACGTAGGCAGAAGGGTTTCTTTAAAGACAATCGCTTATAAAGATAAAAAGAAGGCGTTAGCACTCCTTAAGAATAGATATTATATAATGCTAACCAGAGGGTTGAGAGGAGTTTACGTATTTTTCGAAGACAAGGAGACTGCTAATGCTGTAAAGGAGTTGATAAAAAATCCTAGTAACGTTTAG
- a CDS encoding glucose-1-phosphate thymidylyltransferase, whose translation MEAVILHGGQGTRLRPLTHTGPKQLIKIAGKPVSQWVLEQIREAGIKDIIIILGDNNPMRVIEYYGDGTHLDVNIRYVYQGKARGLADAVYRVKDMVSDKFIVYLGDNIVPYNLAKFSKFDGSASILLAKVNNPNRFGVAVIKDGKVIKLVEKPKEPISDLALVGVYAFTRDIFDSIENLKPSWRGELEITDAIQSLIDKGKEVKYEIVDGWWKDTGTPKDILEANSFLLDRYAIRKIEGEIKDSAVDGRVIIERGAVIENSTIRGPAYIGNSSKIKNSYIGPFTSIGKECTIDNSEIEYSVILDNVKLRGVSLRDSLIGNNSTVEKGGKWQELIIGENSSVII comes from the coding sequence ATGGAAGCTGTAATTCTTCATGGAGGACAAGGAACGAGACTTAGGCCTTTAACACATACTGGGCCTAAACAATTAATAAAAATTGCAGGCAAGCCAGTATCCCAATGGGTTCTAGAGCAAATAAGAGAGGCTGGAATTAAAGATATAATAATTATATTAGGAGATAATAATCCGATGAGAGTTATAGAATACTATGGAGATGGTACTCATTTAGATGTCAATATACGTTATGTCTACCAAGGTAAGGCTAGGGGTTTAGCAGATGCTGTATATCGCGTTAAAGATATGGTTTCTGATAAGTTTATAGTCTATCTAGGGGACAATATAGTGCCTTATAATTTAGCCAAATTTTCAAAATTTGATGGCTCAGCCTCAATCCTATTAGCTAAGGTTAATAATCCTAATCGTTTCGGAGTTGCAGTTATAAAAGATGGTAAGGTTATTAAATTGGTTGAAAAGCCTAAAGAACCCATCTCTGATTTAGCCTTAGTTGGTGTTTATGCATTCACTAGAGATATTTTTGATAGCATTGAAAATTTGAAACCAAGTTGGAGGGGTGAATTAGAAATAACGGATGCAATACAATCTCTCATAGATAAAGGTAAGGAGGTTAAATATGAAATAGTCGATGGTTGGTGGAAGGATACTGGTACTCCCAAGGATATTTTAGAAGCTAATTCATTCCTTTTAGACAGATATGCAATTAGAAAAATAGAAGGTGAAATTAAGGATTCTGCAGTTGATGGCAGAGTAATAATAGAGAGAGGTGCAGTCATAGAAAACTCAACTATTAGAGGTCCTGCATATATTGGAAATAGTAGTAAGATTAAAAATTCCTATATTGGTCCTTTTACCTCCATAGGTAAAGAGTGCACAATAGATAATAGTGAGATAGAATATAGTGTAATTTTAGATAATGTTAAGTTGAGAGGCGTTTCTTTGAGGGATTCATTAATAGGTAATAATTCGACAGTAGAGAAAGGAGGAAAATGGCAGGAACTAATAATAGGTGAGAATTCTTCAGTTATAATTTAG
- a CDS encoding dTDP-glucose 4,6-dehydratase, which yields MKIMVLGGAGFIGSAFVRELNSRKIKPLVFDLLTYAGRLENLSGTDYDFVKGDIRDSKLHDVIASFRPEIIVNFAAETHVDRSIYKPQDFVTTNILGTVNILEALRLYNFKYVHVSTDEVYGEECADENSPLNPSSPYSASKASADLLVKSYVRTYNVEAIIVRPSNNYGPRQFPEKFIPKTIIRTLLGLHVPIYGDGKQERDWIYVEDTAKIIADLLSKAEWKGNVYNLPGGQRVTNIEIIKLLEEIMNRKIEVRFVSDRPGHDKRYCMINTKLRYTSTTLADGLRKVYEWYVNNRWWWEPLISNKFFREDEPWKTV from the coding sequence ATGAAAATAATGGTCTTAGGAGGAGCGGGTTTCATAGGCTCTGCTTTTGTTAGAGAATTAAATTCAAGAAAAATTAAACCATTAGTTTTTGATCTCTTAACCTATGCTGGTCGATTAGAAAATTTAAGTGGCACAGACTACGATTTCGTCAAGGGCGATATTAGAGATAGTAAACTCCATGATGTTATAGCGAGTTTTAGACCAGAAATTATAGTGAATTTTGCAGCTGAGACTCATGTTGATCGCTCAATTTATAAACCTCAAGATTTCGTTACAACCAATATTTTAGGTACAGTTAATATTCTTGAAGCATTGAGATTATATAATTTTAAATATGTTCACGTTTCAACAGATGAAGTCTATGGTGAAGAATGTGCTGATGAGAATTCTCCTCTAAATCCTTCCTCTCCTTATAGTGCTTCTAAGGCATCGGCAGACCTTCTTGTTAAATCTTATGTAAGAACTTATAATGTAGAAGCTATCATAGTTAGACCATCAAATAATTACGGTCCAAGACAGTTTCCAGAGAAATTTATTCCGAAGACAATAATTCGTACCCTATTAGGTCTTCACGTACCGATCTATGGAGATGGAAAACAAGAAAGAGATTGGATTTACGTTGAAGACACTGCAAAAATTATTGCAGACCTATTATCTAAGGCTGAGTGGAAAGGTAATGTTTATAATTTACCTGGAGGTCAAAGAGTTACCAATATAGAGATTATTAAACTATTAGAAGAGATAATGAATAGAAAGATCGAAGTTAGATTTGTTTCCGATCGACCTGGCCATGATAAAAGATATTGCATGATAAATACTAAACTTAGGTATACTAGCACTACTTTAGCAGATGGGCTGAGAAAAGTGTATGAATGGTATGTCAATAATAGATGGTGGTGGGAGCCATTGATTAGCAATAAATTCTTTAGAGAAGATGAGCCATGGAAAACTGTATAA